Proteins encoded within one genomic window of Gammaproteobacteria bacterium:
- a CDS encoding malate--CoA ligase subunit beta has translation MDIHEYQAKEILQQYGVPIAAGKLAYSPAQATTCYHQLGTPACVVKAQIHSGARGKAGGVKLCKSEEEVQKATNQMIGTRLATVQTGPQGKIVEKVYIEAGTDIDRELYLAFVLDRASERIVAVASASGGMAIEELAAERPDSIVRIPIDPAVDLRRFQAAELAFALNIPKTLLKDAIRAITGCYRALIKSDASLVEVNPLVITKGGELIALDAKMIVDDNALFRHPEIAEMRDKSQEDPRETSASDHDLSYVGLEGNIGCMINGAGLAMATMDMIKHAGGEPANFLDIGGGASPERVAKAFELVLQDKSVKAMLVNIYAGINRCDWIAEGLIKAIQSINLKVPLVVRLSGTNVEVGRKMLKDSGLPLVSTETLGEAAHKAVEAASRR, from the coding sequence GTGGACATACACGAATACCAGGCGAAGGAAATCTTGCAGCAATACGGCGTCCCCATCGCCGCCGGCAAACTGGCGTACAGCCCGGCGCAGGCGACCACCTGCTACCACCAGTTGGGCACGCCGGCGTGCGTCGTCAAGGCGCAGATTCATTCCGGCGCGCGCGGCAAGGCCGGCGGCGTCAAGTTGTGCAAAAGCGAGGAAGAGGTGCAGAAAGCCACCAACCAGATGATCGGCACGCGGCTGGCGACGGTGCAGACCGGGCCGCAGGGCAAGATTGTCGAGAAGGTCTATATCGAGGCCGGCACCGACATTGACCGCGAACTCTACCTCGCCTTCGTCCTCGACCGCGCCAGCGAGCGCATCGTCGCCGTCGCCTCGGCCAGCGGCGGCATGGCCATCGAGGAACTCGCCGCCGAGCGCCCCGACTCGATTGTCCGCATCCCGATTGACCCGGCGGTGGACCTGCGCCGCTTTCAGGCCGCCGAACTCGCGTTCGCGCTGAACATCCCGAAAACCCTGCTGAAAGACGCGATACGCGCCATCACCGGCTGCTACCGCGCGCTGATCAAGTCCGACGCCAGCCTCGTCGAGGTCAACCCGCTGGTCATCACCAAGGGCGGCGAACTGATCGCGCTCGACGCCAAGATGATCGTGGACGACAACGCGCTGTTCCGCCACCCGGAAATCGCCGAGATGCGCGACAAGTCGCAGGAAGACCCGCGCGAGACCAGCGCCTCCGACCACGACCTCAGCTATGTCGGCCTGGAAGGCAACATCGGCTGCATGATCAACGGCGCCGGCCTGGCGATGGCGACGATGGACATGATCAAGCACGCCGGCGGCGAACCCGCCAACTTCCTCGACATCGGCGGCGGCGCGTCGCCGGAGCGCGTCGCCAAGGCGTTTGAACTGGTGCTGCAAGACAAGAGCGTCAAGGCGATGCTGGTCAACATCTACGCCGGCATCAACCGCTGCGACTGGATCGCCGAGGGCCTGATCAAGGCCATCCAGTCCATCAACCTGAAGGTGCCGCTGGTCGTGCGGCTGTCCGGCACCAATGTAGAAGTCGGGCGCAAGATGCTGAAAGACAGCGGCCTGCCGCTGGTCTCGACGGAAACGCTCGGCGAAGCCGCCCACAAGGCCGTCGAGGCCGCCAGCCGGCGCTGA